The proteins below are encoded in one region of Candidatus Cloacimonadota bacterium:
- the hpt gene encoding hypoxanthine phosphoribosyltransferase, with amino-acid sequence MNCDLVAVLLDEYRIQTRVREIGSQITSEYKDTVPVLIGIMKGGFIFLADLCRSITIPLEIDFLAISSYGAEASSSGVVKIRKDIDVDITGRHVIVVEDIVDSGLSLQYIKDYLGKHAPASLKVCVLLDKPAAHKLEVGFDYVGFEIGNEFVVGYGLDFNSQYRNLPYIGILKEEIYS; translated from the coding sequence ATGAATTGCGACCTGGTGGCGGTGCTGCTGGACGAATACCGCATCCAGACAAGGGTGCGGGAGATCGGCAGCCAGATCACCAGCGAATATAAGGACACGGTGCCGGTGCTGATCGGCATCATGAAAGGCGGCTTCATATTTCTGGCCGACCTCTGCCGCAGCATCACCATCCCCCTGGAGATCGACTTTCTGGCCATCTCCAGTTACGGCGCCGAGGCCTCCAGCTCCGGCGTGGTGAAGATCCGCAAGGATATCGACGTGGATATCACCGGCAGGCATGTGATCGTGGTGGAAGACATCGTGGACAGCGGACTCTCGCTGCAATACATCAAGGACTATCTGGGCAAGCACGCGCCGGCCAGCCTGAAGGTCTGCGTGCTGCTGGACAAACCGGCGGCGCACAAGCTGGAGGTGGGTTTCGACTATGTGGGCTTCGAGATCGGCAACGAATTTGTGGTGGGCTACGGGCTGGATTTCAACTCCCAATACCGCAACCTGCCCTACATAGGCATCCTGAAGGAAGAGATCTATTCATGA
- the tilS gene encoding tRNA lysidine(34) synthetase TilS — translation MPRLEQAIARLDSYVRDQQIFSAGAKLLLCVSGGADSVALLLLFARLRGLRQLTLLAVHVDHQLRGAESAADAELVKGLCQELSVPLIVRKVKLAAGGDLENRARQKRLGVFEEVLDAYRFDLIVTAHHNNDQSETMLLNLFRGAGLSGLAGIRPRSGRIAHPLLCFDKRELVELLQEQKIAWREDASNADQSFKRNWVRHTLLPLVAKELNPRVASSLGEQALIFAQAEELVLQRVKSLTKKITLEQEPERITVSIPAFRRCTRLEQYHIMKELTRALSGSGRDFFSRHFQDILDLLESGGSKQIQLGRGLIARKVYTELSLERASVAAPVPEPVVVTEDRARAVWGDHRFTFKLLKVLPPRREEDALNVYLDADKINWPFSIRSRRPGDRFMPLGLDRLVKLKDFLINAKVGKYERDLVPVLDDGTKIIWIAGQRIDARVALDAGSTRFLKIAAENLKARPRRAASRKKTGEENE, via the coding sequence ATGCCCAGGCTGGAACAAGCCATTGCAAGATTAGACAGTTACGTGCGGGATCAGCAGATCTTTTCCGCCGGGGCGAAGCTGTTGCTCTGCGTTTCGGGCGGGGCGGACTCGGTGGCGCTGCTGCTGCTGTTCGCGCGTTTGCGCGGCCTGCGTCAGCTCACTCTGCTGGCTGTGCACGTGGACCATCAGTTGCGCGGGGCGGAGAGCGCGGCGGACGCTGAATTGGTGAAAGGGCTGTGCCAGGAACTGAGCGTGCCGCTGATAGTGCGCAAGGTGAAGCTGGCCGCTGGCGGCGACCTGGAAAACCGGGCGCGGCAAAAGCGCCTGGGGGTGTTTGAAGAGGTGCTGGACGCCTACCGTTTCGACCTGATCGTGACCGCGCACCACAACAACGACCAGAGCGAGACCATGCTGCTGAATCTCTTTCGCGGCGCGGGCCTCAGCGGCCTGGCCGGGATCCGTCCCCGCAGCGGCAGGATCGCGCATCCGCTGCTCTGCTTTGACAAGCGGGAACTGGTGGAACTGCTGCAAGAGCAAAAGATCGCCTGGCGCGAAGACGCCAGCAACGCGGACCAGAGTTTCAAGCGCAACTGGGTGCGGCACACGCTGCTGCCGTTGGTGGCCAAAGAGCTGAATCCGCGCGTCGCCAGCAGTTTGGGTGAGCAAGCCCTGATCTTCGCGCAGGCGGAGGAGCTGGTGCTGCAGCGGGTGAAGTCGCTGACCAAGAAGATCACCCTGGAGCAGGAACCGGAGCGGATCACCGTCTCCATCCCGGCTTTCAGGCGCTGCACGCGGCTGGAGCAATACCATATCATGAAAGAGCTCACGCGCGCCCTCAGCGGCAGCGGGAGGGATTTTTTCAGCCGCCATTTCCAGGACATCCTGGACCTGCTGGAATCCGGCGGCAGCAAGCAGATCCAGCTGGGCCGGGGACTGATCGCCAGAAAAGTTTACACTGAATTGAGTTTGGAGCGGGCCAGCGTGGCAGCGCCGGTTCCGGAGCCCGTGGTGGTTACGGAAGACCGGGCGCGGGCCGTTTGGGGCGACCACCGCTTCACCTTCAAACTGCTGAAGGTGCTGCCGCCCCGGCGCGAGGAAGACGCCCTGAACGTTTATCTGGACGCGGACAAGATCAACTGGCCGTTCAGCATCCGCAGCCGCAGGCCGGGCGACAGGTTCATGCCGCTGGGTTTGGACCGCCTGGTGAAGCTGAAGGATTTTCTGATCAACGCCAAGGTGGGCAAATACGAGCGCGATCTGGTGCCGGTGCTGGACGACGGGACCAAGATCATCTGGATCGCGGGGCAGCGGATCGACGCGCGGGTGGCGCTGGACGCCGGCAGCACGCGCTTTCTGAAAATAGCGGCGGAAAACCTGAAGGCCAGGCCCCGGCGGGCGGCCAGCCGCAAAAAGACAGGAGAGGAAAATGAATGA